Within the Portunus trituberculatus isolate SZX2019 chromosome 26, ASM1759143v1, whole genome shotgun sequence genome, the region gcattttaagacagtttgccatgttttgagggtattttaagacagtttgccatgttttgagggcattttaagacagtttgacatgttttgagggattttaagacagtttgacatgttttgagggcattttaagacagtttgacatgttttgagggcattttaagatagtttgacatgttttgagggcattttaagacagtttgacatgttttgagggcattttaagacagtttgacatgttttgagggcattttaagacagtttgacatgttttgagggcattttaagacagtttgacatgttttgagggcattttaagacagtttgccatgttttgagggcattttaagacagtttgacatgttttgagggcattttaagacagtttggcatgttttgagggcattttaagacagtttgacatgttttgagggcattttaagacagtttgccatgttttgagggcattttaagacagtttgtgttttgagggcatcttaagacagtttgacatgttttgagggcattttaagacagtttgacatgttttgagggtattttaagacagtttgacatgttttgagggcattttaagacagtttgacatgttttgagggcatttaagacagtttgagatTTTTGAAAGATAGTTtgccatgttttgagggtattttaagacagtttgacatgttttgagggtatttaaagacagtttgacatgttttgaggccatttttagacagtttggcatgttttgagggcattttaagtttggcatgttttgagggcattttaagacagtttggcatgttttgagagcattttaagagtttggcatgtttttggagcattttaagacagtttggctacaataagaccattttattgacattaggaagggtctatggagggcagaagattaatggccacagtcttcactattttaatccctcacatgagtttgtgaagctgtacaaaatcaccaaatagtcaccacaaggaatagggaaacacgtcatgctactgaaggggttaaagacagtttgacatgtttttagagcatttcaagacagtttggctacaataagaccattttattgacattaggaagggtctatggagggcagaagattaatagccaaagtcttcactattttaatctcctctgtggccttggaaacctGTCCAGTTGGCAAAACACagcattttaagtgtttttgtggttctggtgatggattaacaagatATCTGGTgtactaaaaggagaaactgtcttgacaACCCAGCTAGTTCTCTCTATGGCCTTCGAAAACTGTTTTgagatttttgtgtgtgtttaagtggtGTTAGGGTAAGTTTCAAGTGTTAAGGAAATTTCTTTAGTGCATTTTGATGGTTTGAGGAAAGTTTTAAGCGTTTTGGGgagtttttttagtgtgttttgatgtttttaggGTAAGTTTCAAGTTTTAGGggattttgagtgttttgatggTTATGGGGAAATTTTCAGTGTTGTTTTTAGGGTAAGTTTCAAGTTTTTAGGAggattttgagtgttttgatggttttgGGGtaatttttgagtgttttgatgtTTAAAGGGTGACTTTCAAGTTTTTAGGggaattttgagtgttttaatggttctggggtaattttggagtgttttgatgtttttaggGTAAGTTTCAAGTTTTTAGGGggattttgagtgttttgatggttttgGGGtaattttggagtgttttgatgtttttagggtgagtttcaagtgttttttggggagttttgtgtgtgtttaggtggtTTTAGGGACATTTTAAGGGTCATTGATGTCTCTTAAAGCCCTGCACTGTTAGTTGAAGAAATATTTGACATTGATAGATGAAAAAACCACAGAAAAACTTGTTATTTATATGGCattggaaaaggagagagagagagagagagagagagagagagagagagagagagagagagagagagagagagagagagagagatacaagtggTGCTGGTACAAACAATATAACCCATGCAAAGGTACATTAATTCAGCACCCTAGCCCCCCAGCACCCCAGGAGACCCCCTGGACACCCCCTGCCTCTGTACCACACTACACATGCACTACTGAAGCAACATGGCCACTGTGCACCCACTGCGGCCCGGCCCTCGCTGTGTGCCTCCAACCCCACCCCCCACCCCTCCTGCAGGTTAGGGAGGGGGTAGTGGGGGCTGTGGTGGTGCTCGCTGCAGGGATGGCTgtcaggggtgtgtgtgtgtgtgtgtgtgtgtgtgtgtgtgtgtgtgtgtgtgtgtgtgtgtgtgtgtgtgtgtgtgtggggctgttCCTGCAGCGGCGGCGGCCACCGGTGGGCCACACACGGCCAGGCCAGCATGCACAGCGGCCGGTGGTGCAGCGTCCCCACGATGGGCCGCCCCGGCCCACCAGACCTGGCGGCCCGGGCCGGCACGGCCTGCCACTGTAGGCCAGACGGCCaggccccaccccgccccgcgccACACTCACCTTGTTGTGGTGAGTCCAGCCCTGCTGCAGGTCAACCTCTGGCTCAGCCCAGCCTATGGGGCCGCCGGGGCCACCGGTGGGTGTCTTGGGCTTGGTGCCCCAGGAGGGGGGTGTGATGGGTTGCTCCCCCCATCCGCCAGACTTGGGCTCCTCCACCCAcatgccgctgccgccgccgtcgTGTGGAGAGTCACTCCAGCTGCCATTGCGACGCAGGCACCcctcactgcaacacacactctGTCACTCCACTGCCCTCACTCTcagtactcactcactcactcactcactcactcactcactcactcactcactcactcactcacacacacacacacacacacacacacacacacacacacacacacacacacacacacacacacacacacaggcctccTGAACACCTGGTGTGAGTGGTTCATTTGCAGTGTGTACCATAACAGTGTCCCTCAAACCTGTGTAGTCTggaccccctccctccctccctccctccctccctgcatctgtctATACAAACtctttactatcatcattactactattattactattactattattaatcttactattattactattattactattatctattATCATTGGTACCCTGCCATCATTGGTCCACCCCTGCCTACCCTCACCCACACTACCCCCACACTGCATCACTACACCACCCCCCATCACCCGTCACCCACCctgctgctgcacacacacacacacacacacacacacacacacacacacactcacttctgTCCCCAGCGCTGATCAGGCCTGATGGCAGCGTGGACGGGGGGTCCGGGCATGCGTCTCTGCTGTGGTCCAGGCATGCCGGGGCGGCCCATCATGTTGGCGGTGGGCATGTCGGTCCAGCGGGACACGTTTGGCTGCTGCTGCGGGTTGCCCCACACTGCCGTGCCGTCGTCCCGCCGCTGGGAGGGCGGGGATGGCTCCTCCCACCCGCTGGGGCCACTGGGACCACTGGGGCCGCTGGGCTTCATGTCCTTGGGGCCGTTCCACTGGGCAGGACCGCTGGGGCCACCAGGGGGCACGCCGTGGGTCAGGCCGCCGTGGGGGCCGGTGTGTGGGCCACCGTGTGGTCCTGTGTTTGGACCGCCGTGTGGGCCGGAGTGTGGCCGCCGTGAGGGCCGCCGTGTGGACCGTTGTGTGGGCCGCCGTGTGGGCCATTGTGTGGGCCAGAGTGTGGCCCGGAGTGTGAGCCGGTGTGTGGGCCGCCGTGAGGGCCGGAGTGTGGGCCGCTGTGTGGGCCAGGGTGGGGGCCGCTGTGAGGGCCAGAGTGGCCCACATGTGGGGCTGGCTTGTGAGGGCCGCCGGGGCCCCAGTCACTGGCGGGGTTCTCGATGGCCGAGCGCTGAGGGCCATGGTCACCCCACCCACTGgagccgctgccgccgccaccaccgccaccgccgccaccactgctgccgccgccactgccaccactgctgccggtGGTCCAGTCGATGTTCTTCTTTGGTGGGCCGGAGCTGGAGTTGGCACCGCCCCCGcccccaccgccgccaccgccccaCATGTTGGGGTTGGGCTGgttggcggcagcggcggcggtggcccAGTGGGGGTTGGCGGCAGGGACGCCGGTCCACACGTTGGAAGAGTCAGCGGCGTCGTCGTCCTCGCCCCAGGTGCCACCGTAGTTTGTGTTGGGGGTGTGGCCCCAGGGGGCCTGCTGGGCCTTGGGGGGCGCCACCCCGCCGTTGCGCAGGTTGTTCTCCCAAAGGTCACAGCCGTTGTTCACGTTCAGCTTGAAGTGAGgtgcggtggcggtggcagcagcggcggtggcgtCCTTGGGGGGCTCGGGGCTGCTGGGGAGGTCCCAGGCGGTGTCCTGGTTGACGTTCTCGCCGCCCCAGCCCTCGCTGCTCAGCAAGGCCTCACGGATGCTCTGCAGCTGCTGCTCCATGTGCCGCTTCTGTGCGTCCCCCGACGCTGAACCGCCCCCGCCCCCAgatcccccacccccacccccctaGACCCTTCCCGGCAGCCTGTGCCCATGTGTTGTTCCCgccaccgctgctgccgccgctgccgccgccctgCTGGCCCTGCTGCTGCGCCGACGGGCCGCCCTGTTGGCCCCCgccaccgctgctgccgccCTGGGCATTCTGCTGTCCTGCGGGGGACCCCGGCTGCTGGCCAGGGCCACCGCTCTGCTGGGTCGGCTTGAGACTGTTACCCTGGGCCGGGGAGGTGTTGGGTGCCCCCCCGCCCCGGTTGGGACCACCCCCCCACTGGCCCTGGGAGGTGGACTGGCCGCTTCCCGAGCCACCCCAGCTGGCCGTCTGGGTGGCTGAGCCGCCCCAGCCATTGGCcgcactctcccctcccccggCCAGCCCCAGTCCCAGGGGAATGCCCCACTGGTTCACCCGCACCGCCCCGCGGGGGAAGGAAGCAAAACCAAACTTTCCGGGCCGGCCGGCCGCCCGGGGCGTGGATGAAGTAGGAAATGAAGCGTATTGGTTGCAGGTTGCACTTGGGTGGGTCCGGCCGGGGCGGGCCGCGCCGGGCTCCCGGTTAAAGCTTGGGCCGTTACCCTGGAGGTGGCcagtggcggaggtggtggccATTGAGCCAGGAATGTTGAGACTGGCCTGTGCGGGCGAGTGTgcggccgccgccgccgccggggGGGCCGCCCCGGGGGCCCCGGGGACAGTGGTCGAGGACGGACGGCTGGGCCCCGGGAGCCGGGGCTGCTCCCCCCCGGCGGGGCGGCAGCCCGGCGGCACGGAGCTGAATATCACAGACAAAGACTTGGCGGGGCAGTGGGGCAGCAGGGGGTCAGCTCCGGCCCCCCATCCCCCACCACATCCCTCCGGGGACTCCGGCGGGGCGGCTCCTCCTCCACTAGCTGCCTGCCCCCCGCCCTCACCGTCaccactgccgctgctgctgctgctgctgctgctgtggtccATCTCCCCTTCACTTTGTGCTTCACACACCATGCCAACCGTCTCCACGGCctgcaacacacaaacaccatcaaaacacacacacacacacacacacacacacacacacacacacacacacacacacacacactatatatatactgcaattCAAATAAGccaaatattatcatcattatttccccAGCCCTCACAATACTCCCCGTGACAATACTCACTGTAGAGGACTCAGGCACTTTCTTGGTAGGAAACTCAGGATTTGGCAAGTTTGTGACCTCACAGGCCAGGCGTGCTTCACAGAGGAGCTCCATCTCAGCGCACAACTCACCACCtacacaacactgcaacacacacacacacacacactgttacaaATACACTGACagattgatacacacacacacacacactgttagaATACACTGacagattgacacacacacacacacacacacacacacacacacacacacacacacacacacacacacacacacaccggtaagccatattgatagcattttcagagacgtatattggagtagcatttcactacatggacaaagaaatgatgaagaaattgctaagtactataataagacccagattggaatatgcaggagtagtgtggacccctcataaaaagaaacacataaggaagctggagagactacaaaaaatggctacaagaatggtcccagaatttgaaggaatgagactaaaggctatggatctaccaaccctggaacaaagagagagagagagagagagagatctgatacaagtttataaatggatcaacggaatggaccaagtggataatgagaaactgatcctgagagaagaatatgacactagaagcacaagattgcatagtaagaagctgaggaagggaagatgtctgagagatgttaaaaaattgagtttcccgcaaagattgTTGAGACtcggaacagtttgagtgaggaagtggtgggggaggggagtgcACACcagtataaagcccaggccctgtaaaactacaactaggtaaacacacacacacacacacacacacacacacacacaaacccatcGCGCTAATTCAATTAATTATATTTCTTCAgtcgcgtattaacaaaaatgtgtaaatcaagagttaactgtattttttttgGCATTGATAGActgataagacacacacacacacacacacacacacacacacacacacacacacacacacacacacaccacatataatttggtaaggaatattggagtagcatttcactacatggacaaagaaatgaagaagaaattgctaagtactataataagacccagattggaatatgcaggagtagtgtggacccctcataaaaagaaacacataaggaagctggagagactacaaaaaatggctacaagaatggttccagaatttgaaggaatgagactaaaggctatggatctaccaaccctggaggaaagagagagagagagagggatctgatacaagtttataaatggaccaacggaatggaccaagtggataatgagaaactgatcctgagagaagaatatgacactagaagcacaagattgcatagtaagaagctgaggaagggaagatgtctgagagatgttaaaaaatagtgaagaatatgacactagaagcacaagattgcatagtaagaagctgaggaagggaagatgtctgagagatgttaaaaaatagtgaagaatatgacactagaagcacaagattgcatagtaagaagctgaggaaggaagatgtctgagagatgttaaaaatagtgaagaatatgacactagaagcacaagattgcatagtaagaagctgaggaaggaagatgtctgagagatgttaaaaatagtgaagaatatgacactagaagcacaagattgcatagtaagaagctgaggaaggaagatgtccgagagatgttaaaaaatagtgaagaatatgacactagaagcacaagattgcatagtaagaagctgaggaagggaagatgtccgagagatgttaaaaaatagtgaagaatatgacactagaagcacaagatcgtatagtaagaagctgaggaagggaagatgtctgagagatgttaaaaaattgagtttcccgcaaagattgTTGAGACtcggaacagtttgagtgaggaagtgatgggggaggggggggagtgCACACcagtataaagcccaggccctgtaaaactacaactaggtaaacacacacacacacacacacacacaaacccatcGCGCTAATTCAATTAATTATATTTCTTCggtcgcgtattaacaaaaatgtgtaaatcaagagttctgtattttttttggcATTGATAGActgataagacacacacacacacacacacacacacacacacacactgctgcctGTAAAATGGCTTAAAAACACAAAGTAacttgaaaaacacacacatacatgctaaacacacacacacacacacacacacttacactctACAGAGACACAAGCAGATAATATTCACACTGCACCCTGTAAAATAGCTTAAAAACacaatgtaacaaaaaaaaaacacacacacacacacttttttttttccagcaattATTTGAGCATTTGAGTGGGCTGGCATCCTCTTACCTTGACTAAAAGAGAGAAGGCCTCTGTGTCCAAGCTCCCTGAAGAAGAAACACTGTATGGACTGTCCGAGTGGGGCCCTATGCACTCTTTGGCGGGAAATGCATAGAGGGAAAGATCTGCGGAGGGTACacaaaattaggttaggttaggttaggtttgagagaggtagagagggaggaagaagtaataggagaggaaggaagacagtttggcatgttttgagggcatttgaagacagtttggcatgtttttaaggtgttttaagatagtttggcatgtttttaaggtgttttaagatagtttggcatgtttctaGAGCAttgtaagatagtttggcatgtttttaaggtgttttaagacagtttggcatgttttaaggtgttttaagatagtttggcatgtttctaGAGCAttgtaagatagtttggcatgtttttaaggtgttttaagatagtttggcatgtttctaGAGCActgtaagatagtttggcatgttttaaggtgttttaagatagtttggcatgtttttaaggtgttttaagacagtttggtgtgttttggggcattttaagagtttggcatgttttcaggtattttaagagtttggcatgttttcagggtattttaagacagtttggcatgttttcagggcattttagacagtttggcatgtttctagggcatttaagatagtttggcatgttttaagagcattttaagacagtttggcatgttttcaggtattttaagagtttggcatgttttcagggtgttttaagagtttgacatgtttttggggcattttaagacagtttggcatgttttagggacattttaagacagtttggcatgttttagggacattttaagacagtttggcatgtttaagAGCATGTTTTTGGtgcattttagagagagagagagagagagagagagagagagagagagagagagagagagagagagagagagatcacactaTAGCttaattcatatattttacatttatagaagcaaaaaatgaataaatatataaattaataaataaataaataaaactttaaacaaacctaacctgaaaataaaataaatcaaataaaaaaaaatacaataaagaaagaaaaattggaagaaagaaaaaataaaagaaaataataattagataaataaataaataaataaaaatagataaataaatagataaattaaaataataataacaataaataaattcatTAATAAGCTAACTAAAGGGCCAGCACCCCCTCCCATGGCACTCTGGCCCCCATTGGCACTCTGATACCTCCCCATGGCACTCTGGCCTCCCATTGGCACTCTGGCCCCCCTTGGCACTCTGACCCCTACATGGCACTCTGGCCCCCCATGGCACTCTGGCCCCCATTAGCACTCTGGCCCCCCATTAGCACTCTGACCTACATGGCACTCTGACACCCCCTATGGCACTCTGATACCTCCCCATAGCACTCTGACACTCCCCATGGCACTCTGACACTCCCATGGCACTCTGATACCTCCCAATGGCACTCTGACACTCCCCATGACACTCTAACACCCCTTATGGCACTCTGATACCTCCCAATGGCACTCTGATACTCCCATGGCACTCTGACACTCCCATGGCACTCTGATACCTCCCCATGGCACTCTGACACTCCCCATGACACTCTAACACCCCCTATGGCACTCTGATACCTCCCAATGGCACTCTAATACTCCCATGGCACTCTGACACCTCCCCATGGCACTCTGACACCTCCCCATGGCACTCTGACACCCCCTATGGCACTGACACCCCCCTGGCACTCTGACACCCCCTATGGCACTGACACCCCCCCCGGCACTCTGACACCCCCTATGGCACTGACACCCCCCATGGCACTCTGACACCTCCCCATTGGCACTCTAACACCTCCCCATGGCACTCTGACACACCCCATTGGCACTCTGACACCCCCCATGGCACTCTAACACCCCTCATGGCACTCTAACACCCCTCATGGCACTCTGACACCCCCCATGGCACTCTGGCCCCTCATTGGCACTCTGACACCTCCCCATTGGCACTCTAACACCTCCCCATGGCACTCTGACACACCCCATTGGCACTCTGACACCCCCCTGGCACTGACACCCCCCATGGCACTGACACCCCCCATTGGCACTCTAACACCCCCTATGGCACTCTAACCCCACCCTATGGCACTCTGACACCCCATAGCACTCTGACACCCCCCATGACACTCTAACACCCCTCATGGCACTCTGACACCCACCATGGCACTCTGACACCCCCTGGCACTCTGACACCCCTGGCACTCTGACACCCCCCTTGGCACTCTGACACCCCTCATGGCACTCTGAACCCCCATGGCACTCTGACACCCCCTATGGCACTCTGACACCCCCTGGCACTCTGGCCCCACATGACACTCTAACACCACCCCATGGCACTCTGACACCCCCCATGGCACTCTGACACCCCCCATTGGCACTGACACCCCCCATTGGCACTCTAACACCCCCTATGGCACTGACACGTACCATGGCACTCTAACACCCCCCATGGCACTCTAACACCCCTCATGGCACTCTGGCCCCCCATGGCACTCTAACACTCCCCCTGGCACTCTGACACCCCCATGGCACTCTAACACCCCTCATGGCACTCTGACACACCCCATGGCACTCTGGCCCCCATGGCACTCTGACACTCCCCATGGCACTCTGGCCCCCCATGGCACTCTGACACCCCATGGCACTGACACCCCCCATTGGCACTCTAACACCCCCTATGGCACTGACACCCACCATGGCACTCTAACACTACCCCCTGGCACTCTAACATCTCCCCATGGCACTCTAACATCTCCCCATGGCACTCTGACACCACCATGGCACTCTGACAACCCCCATGGCACTCTGACACCCTCATGGCACTCTGACACCCCCATGGCACTCTGACTCTGACACCACCTATGGCACTCTGACATCCCCTATGGCACTTTGACACACACCCCTATGGCACTGACACCCCCATTGGCACTCTAACACCCCTATGGCACTCTGTACCATGGCACAACACTTCCCCTGGCACTCTAACATGGCACTCTAACATCTCCCCATGGCACTCTAACATCTCCCCATGGCACTCTAACATCTCCCCATGGCACTCTAACACCCCCCACTGGCACTCTGACATCCCCCATGGCACTCTGGCCCCCATGGCACTCACCTCCTGAACTTGGTACCGAAAGAGCATCTTGGCACGAGAGAATTGGGTTTAGATCACATGTGGGTTTGGAATTATctgcagaaaaacaagaatttaACATTAGTACAACCATAGAAATGTT harbors:
- the LOC123509165 gene encoding LOW QUALITY PROTEIN: protein Gawky-like (The sequence of the model RefSeq protein was modified relative to this genomic sequence to represent the inferred CDS: inserted 1 base in 1 codon; deleted 1 base in 1 codon) yields the protein MLVRLMAKNNSKPTCDLNPILSCQDALSVPSSGDLSLYAFPAKECIGPHSDSPYSVSSSGSLDTEAFSLLVKCCVGGELCAEMELLCEARLACEVTNLPNPEFPTKKVPESSTAVETVGMVCEAQSEGEMDHSSSSSSSSGSGDGEGGGQAASGGGAAPPESPEGCGGGWGAGADPLLPHCPAKSLSVIFSSVPPGCRPAGGEQPRLPGPSRPSSTTVPGAPGAAPPAAAAAAHSPAQASLNIPGSMATTSATGHLQGNGPSFNREPGAARPGRTHPSATCNQYASFPTSSTPRAAGRPGKFGFASFPRGAVRVNQWGIPLGLGLAGGGESAANGWGGSATQTASWGGSGSGQSTSQGQWGGGPNRGGGAPNTSPAQGNSLKPTQQSGGPGQQPGSPAGQQNAQGGSSGGGGQQGGPSAQQQGQQGGGSGGSSGGGNNTWAQAAGKGLGGWGWGIWGGGGSASGDAQKRHMEQQLQSIREALLSSEGWGGENVNQDTAWDLPSSPEPPKDATAAAATATAPHFKLNVNNGCDLWENNLRNGGVAPPKAQQAPWGHTPNTNYGGTWGEDDDAADSSNVWTGVPAANPHWATAAAAANQPNPNMWGGGGGGGGGGANSSSGPPKKNIDWTTGSSGGSGGGSSGGGGGGGGGGSGSSGWGDHGPQRSAIENPASDWGPGGPHKPAPHVGHSGPHSGPHPGPHSGPHSGPHGGPHTGSHSGPHSGPHNGPHGGPHNGPHGGPHGXPHSGPHGGPNTGPHGGPHTGPHGGLTHGVPPGGPSGPAQWNGPKDMKPSGPSGPSGPSGWEEPSPPSQRRDDGTAVWGNPQQQPNVSRWTDMPTANMMGRPGMPGPQQRRMPGPPVHAAIRPDQRWGQNEGCLRRNGSWSDSPHDGGGSGMWVEEPKSGGWGEQPITPPSWGTKPKTPTGGPGGPIGWAEPEVDLQQGWTHHNKVGGYTPLLDIRAPKTIIPESHFFGIPKGVTKDIICNTKQFRTLLEMGYKKEDIEAALRNNNMALDDSLMELGNRGGGGGEAWRTGLEEHAPFDINNPNFQRFPPGPHHLPFPSQGGSGNAPHVRALMQHIQTAVQAGYLNPQILNQPLAPTTLVLLNHMLNHINVLQKFSQQQALCQAHAHLNKNSSTTLLQLNINITKTKQQIQNLQNQIAAQQALYVKQQQQHQQLHPHLTATGPPGTQDFFSKPSLPDQIYGSFNQLSVSDNPAAAAAAAAVSAGTGSRLHQHWKLPSPDDADFVRTPGGPGKPSMPQSHPSPNLTPLLGTSSSTWSLNRTSESGWPETNTVASDNSPSGVVDKGVPNMDTSQWATSSQANVSGSYGLDIKPFEPGKPWLMKNIEDDPNITPGSVTRSPLSLNIKDSELLSSISKTPTTNTVSDMTSHLPSLSLSSNTWSFNPGPGHHTANSPLSVDSKLGSGGGSKAGSGWSEGGHDGSTTLASELWGAPGNKLRGPPPGLMAGSVPKSGVVGGGGSGSGGGAWGAALSRSTSWSGDQHHNPQNSALHSAAAVASSGGWTNSQPPSTWLILKNLTPQIDGSTLKTLCMQHGPLVNFYLSLNHGFALVNYGSREEAAKAQGNLNNCLLSNTTILAEFASDSDVKQVMGQPTHQGQAAPPTPAPNNSSSWGGSGRGSTPTSQPSSGAKVDSWGNGGVLQISGATVELLVRLSGEAAVSVRGASSTAPPPPPSSHISQTASSPLSLSEKLQRSSKVNYPRVSQRTHALRLVIVPQPPCDPL